The Vicia villosa cultivar HV-30 ecotype Madison, WI linkage group LG1, Vvil1.0, whole genome shotgun sequence genome includes a region encoding these proteins:
- the LOC131626045 gene encoding 2-C-methyl-D-erythritol 4-phosphate cytidylyltransferase, chloroplastic-like: MELIKFERCSSLSRLAFPTIINKPFTATIATATGPKFCLNKNRLSVAKSNSRLILCSALPVQEKEKDAESDVVVKERSVSVVLLAGGKGKRMGATMPKQYLPLLGQPIALYSFLTFSRMPEVKEIVVVCDPSYRDIFEDVKGCQAELKFALPGKERQDSVYNGFQVIDSNSQLVCVHDSARPLVLQGDVKKVFKDGLLNGAAVLGVPSKATIKEANADSFVVRTLDRKTLWEMQTPQVIKPELLRKGFELVNREGLEVTDDVSIVEHLKQPVYITEGSYTNIKVTTPDDLLLAERILSINSGESS; the protein is encoded by the exons atggaGTTGATTAAGTTTGAACGTTGTTCTTCTCTTTCGAGATTGGCGTTTCCAACGATAATCAATAAACCATTTACTGCAACTATAGCTACTGCTACAG GTCCTAAATTCTGCTTAAACAAAAATCGATTATCTGTTGCAAAATCAAACTCGAGGCTAATTCTCTGCTCTGCACTTCCCGTCCAA GAGAAGGAGAAAGATGCTGAGTCTGATGTTGTTGTCAAAGAGAGAAGCGTTTCAGTTGTCTTGCTTGCAGGAGGGAAGGGCAAGAGGATGGGA GCTACTATGCCAAAGCAGTATCTTCCTCTGTTGGGTCAACCTATTGCACTCTATAG TTTCTTGACTTTTTCTCGCATGCCTGAAGTCAAAGAAATCGTTGTTGTTTGTGATCCTTCCTACAGGGACATTTTCGAAG ACGTGAAAGGATGCCAAGCAGAACTCAAATTTGCACTGCCGGGAAAAGAAAGACAGGATTCTGTTTACAATGGCTTTCAG GTTATTGATTCTAACTCTCAGCTTGTTTGCGTCCATGATTCTGCAAGACCTTTGGTTCTACAAGGAGATGTGAAAAAG gTCTTTAAAGATGGATTGTTGAATGGAGCTGCTGTTCTCGGTGTTCCTTCGAAGGCCACAATCAAAGAG GCAAACGCTGATTCATTTGTGGTTAGAACACTGGACAGAAAAACGTTATGGGAGATGCAGACCCCACAG GTTATCAAGCCCGAGTTGCTGAGGAAAGGCTTTGAGCTTGTAAATAG AGAAGGTCTTGAAGTTACTGATGATGTGTCCATTGTTGAGCACCTTAAACAGCCTGTTTATATTACTGAAGGATCTTATACCAACATCAAG GTGACTACGCCTGATGATTTATTACTGGCAGAGAGAATATTGAGTATAAACTCTGGGGAAAGTTCTTAA
- the LOC131626052 gene encoding NADH dehydrogenase [ubiquinone] 1 beta subcomplex subunit 3-B-like yields the protein MGAGKNTAEFFRRRDEWRKHPMLGNQFRHATPGLGIALVAFGVYLVAEQVYNKTNASSSSHQVKAGEH from the exons ATGGGAGCAGGAAAGAATACGGCAGAGTTCTTCCGACGGAGGGACGAGTGGAGGAAGCATCCGATGCTTGGGAATCAGTTTCGTCACGCCACTCCTGGCCTCGGCATCGCTCTCGTCGCTTTTGGTGTTTATCTCGTCGCTGAGCAAGTTTACAACAAGACCAATGCTTCTTCCTCTTCTCACCAA GTGAAGGCTGGGGAGCATTGA
- the LOC131645221 gene encoding F-box/kelch-repeat protein At3g06240-like → MVRRGSEPDLGFHILDIPHHILFDIMLKLPAVTLIRCSSVCSRFKSIVSDTSFQQSYFSKAPISFVVLSDHNSLTCIDSSSTQIQSVPNSCHGSSCMAMQLQPSYSSDSKRSKNTTTTATPTRTPIHLANQRSVNRRTRFVTFHINRRMNLINSSNGLLCLRASNYHSRSLYYVCNPLLGEVLPVPPALSAADENLRFSAFGFDPKKKNFKIIQLVLKSEQMVAEMYQSDSRVSTWTVIPNAPSAKPKSKNCSFDPSFNGAIHWVTEDTGSELICSFDLNSNTFGSVPPPSHFDEDYVSKISGISVGVLKGCLCLCYVIEGAKFETWLMEDYGAKESWRKAFSIDIKSYCGLSPQDKHRPIGFNNCGDMWLRADSDSHSHSQCLVSFCPETGVFRHIDIGGVASNVQATPQVLSYVSIKEMVDIRHRQLQLQSLKPGKNYHPLGFNMLLMGNFR, encoded by the coding sequence ATGGTGAGAAGAGGCAGTGAACCAGACCTAGGGTTTCACATCCTCGACATTCCCCATCACATCCTCTTCGATATCATGCTCAAACTACCCGCTGTAACCCTAATTCGATGCTCCTCCGTTTGTTCTCGATTCAAATCCATCGTCTCCGATACTTCCTTTCAACAATCCTATTTCTCAAAAGCCCCAATTTCGTTCGTCGTTCTCTCCGATCACAATTCTCTCACGTGTATCGATTCGTCTTCTACTCAAATTCAATCCGTTCCCAATTCGTGTCATGGATCGTCTTGTATGGCCATGCAATTGCAACCGTCTTATTCATCCGATTCAAAGCGGAGCAAAAACACCACCACAACTGCCACTCCCACCAGAACCCCAATTCATCTTGCTAATCAACGATCGGTGAACAGAAGAACCAGGTTTGTTACGTTTCATATCAATCGGCGTATGAATTTGATCAATTCTAGCAACGGTCTTTTGTGTTTACGCGCTTCTAATTATCACTCTCGCTCTCTTTATTATGTATGTAATCCTTTGTTGGGTGAGGTTCTTCCTGTTCCTCCTGCCCTAAGTGCTGCAGATGAAAATCTCCGTTTTTCGGCTTTTGGGTTTGATCCTAAAAAGAAGAATTTTAAGATAATTCAGCTTGTTTTGAAATCGGAACAAATGGTGGCTGAAATGTACCAATCTGATTCAAGGGTTAGCACATGGACTGTGATTCCAAATGCTCCCTCTGCTAAACCTAAGTCTAAAAATTGTTCCTTTGATCCCTCATTCAACGGTGCAATTCATTGGGTCACTGAGGATACCGGTTCTGAATTGATATGTTCGTTTGATCTCAACAGTAACACATTCGGTTCCGTGCCACCGCCGTCGCACTTCGACGAGGACTATGTGAGTAAGATCTCAGGAATCAGTGTTGGTGTGTTAAAAGGTTGTTTGTGTCTGTGCTATGTAATCGAAGGTGCGAAATTCGAGACATGGTTGATGGAGGATTACGGTGCGAAAGAGTCATGGAGAAAGGCGTTTAGTATTGACATAAAGTCTTACTGTGGATTGAGTCCTCAGGACAAGCACAGACCAATTGGATTCAACAATTGTGGAGACATGTGGCTCAGAGCTGATTCTGATTCCCATTCACATTCCCAATGTCTGGTCTCTTTTTGCCCTGAAACTGGTGTGTTCCGACACATTGATATTGGGGGCGTTGCATCCAATGTTCAAGCCACTCCTCAGGTTTTGAGCTATGTTTCGATCAAGGAAATGGTGGATATTCGTCATAGACAACTCCAGCTGCAGTCATTGAAGCCAGGGAAAAACTATCATCCTCTTGGATTTAATATGCTTCTAATGGGAAACTTTAGATAG